A single window of Falco rusticolus isolate bFalRus1 chromosome 6, bFalRus1.pri, whole genome shotgun sequence DNA harbors:
- the SERTAD2 gene encoding SERTA domain-containing protein 2 gives MLGKGGKRKFDEHEDGLEGKVVSPTDGPSRVSYTLQRQTIFNISLMKLYNHRPLTEPSLQKTVLINNMLRRIQEELKQEGSLRPVFVTASQPADPLSDNFREAQPAFSHLASQPLLPTDFVSTMPLESCLTPASLLEDDTFCTSPTVQHDGPTKPPPPALQPVKDSFSSALDEIEELCPAPTSAEAVAAETAAGDSKAHPSESNVQKPEGLPESRTAESKLMDSLPGNFEITTSTGFLTDLTLDDILFADIDTSMYDFDPCTSATGAASKMAPVSADELLKTLAPYSSQPVTPNQPFKMDLTELDHIMEVLVGS, from the coding sequence ATgttggggaaaggaggaaagcgGAAGTTTGACGAGCATGAAGATGGGTTGGAAGGCAAAGTGGTGTCTCCTACTGACGGTCCCTCTAGGGTGTCTTACACCTTACAGCGTCAGACTATCTTCAACATTTCCCTTATGAAACTTTATAACCACAGGCCATTAACTGAGCCGAGCTTGCAAAAGACAGTTTTAATTAACAACATGTTGAGGCGAATCCAGGAAGAACTCAAACAAGAAGGCAGCTTGAGGCCCGTGTTCGTGACCGCTTCGCAGCCCGCCGACCCTCTCAGCGACAACTTCCGCGAGGCCCAGCCGGCGTTCAGCCATCTCGCTtcccagccccttctccccacTGACTTCGTAAGCACTATGCCCCTGGAGTCCTGCCTCACCCCAGCCTCTTTGCTCGAGGACGACACTTTTTGCACTTCCCCGACTGTCCAGCACGATGGTCCGACAAAACCACCACCTCCTGCTCTCCAACCAGTAAAGGACAGCTTCTCCTCAGCCTTGGACGAAATCGAGGAGCTTTGTCCAGCACCTACCTCCGCAGAGGCAGTAGCAGCCGAAACGGCAGCCGGCGACTCCAAAGCCCACCCCAGTGAGTCCAACGTTCAAAAGCCCGAGGGCCTCCCGGAGAGCAGAACAGCCGAATCGAAACTCATGGACTCGCTACCTGGCAACTTCGAGATAACAACTTCCACAGGTTTCCTCACAGACTTGACCCTGGATGATATTCTGTTCGCTGACATTGATACGTCCATGTATGATTTTGACCCCTGCACGTCTGCCACGGGGGCTGCCTCAAAAATGGCTCCTGTCTCCGCAGATGAGCTCCTAAAAACTCTCGCTCCGTACAGCAGTCAGCCAGTAACTCCAAATCAGCCTTTCAAAATGGACCTCACAGAACTGGATCACATCATGGAGGTGCTTGTTGGGTCttaa